One region of Primulina tabacum isolate GXHZ01 chromosome 1, ASM2559414v2, whole genome shotgun sequence genomic DNA includes:
- the LOC142555206 gene encoding ribonuclease 3-like protein 3 isoform X3, translating into MASWLESLMSPAKTWAVSRRLRKYGNILNSYLNGGTKAEAEIKPLPSLKEVEKIIGYSFNNRSLLDQAFTHPSYHKDCVSYERLEYVGDSVLNLLVAKEQFSMYPNLPPGSLTPLRAANVDTEKLARAAVQHNFHLYVRHENPVLKKRIQSFIDALPKHPVHSHGLIDAPKVLADVVESTVGAVFIDSNCSIDATWEIASYLLKPMITPESLKANAVKKLFEICQKYKLKVRLVDLWSQDGTYKVFVNNQLKGKGICHEKKEIALNRAANDAYKEVVRKMSMTRSPDANL; encoded by the exons ATGGCATCGTGGTTGGAGTCTTTGATGTCTCCCGCGAAGACTTGGGCTGTCTCTCGACGCCTCCGCAAGTATG GAAATATATTGAATAGTTACCTGAACGGCGGCACCAAGGCCGAAGCTGAAATTAAGCCATTGCCGAGTCTCAAAGAAGTTGAGAAGATTATTGGTTACAGTTTCAATAACCGTAGTTTACTGGATCAAGCATTTAcgcatccatcatatcataaggACTGTGTGTCGTATGAACGTCTCGAGTATGTAGGTGACTCGGTGCTTAATCTCTTAGTTGCAAAAGAACAATTCTCCATGTACCCAAACCTCCCACCAGGGTCATTAACTCCTCTTCGTGCTGCCAATGTTGACACCGAGAAGCTTGCACGTGCGGCTGTCCAGCACAACTTTCATCTATATGTTCGTCATGAGAATCCAGTCCTTAAAAAACGA ATTCAGTCATTTATTGACGCTCTTCCTAAACATCCTGTACATTCACATGGACTAATTGATGCTCCAAAGGTGCTTGCTGATGTCGTTGAATCCACCGTAGGGGCTGTCTTCATCGATAGCAATTGTTCTATTGATGCGACATGGGAG ATTGCCAGCTATCTACTTAAACCCATGATAACTCCTGAAAGTCTTAAAGCAAATGCAGTGAAGAAGCTTTTTGAGATATGCCAAAAATACAAGCTGAAAGTTCGACTCGTGGATCTGTGGTCGCAAGACGGTACTTACAAAGTTTTTGTCAATAATCAACTCAAAGGTAAAGGTATCTGCCATGAAAAGAAGGAGATTGCATTAAACAGAGCTGCAAATGATGCTTATAAAGAAGTTGTTAGAAAGATGAGCATGACAAGATCTCCTGATGCTAACTTGTGA
- the LOC142555206 gene encoding uncharacterized protein LOC142555206 isoform X1, with translation MASWLESLMSPAKTWAVSRRLRKYGNILNSYLNGGTKAEAEIKPLPSLKEVEKIIGYSFNNRSLLDQAFTHPSYHKDCVSYERLEYVGDSVLNLLVAKEQFSMYPNLPPGSLTPLRAANVDTEKLARAAVQHNFHLYVRHENPVLKKRVSSCLLSSRFELLINFFCKFSGTYSINFFAAFHVLSSRYPLFTCNYLYSLTSTSPVIAPPLFKTTLAIELLEMQLQGGGGMRSSAVRRSREKSGLEGMTASLWITLCCWATVVVMPGSATWANETKNGMWDEQGLSILGVIEVKILRCQFGA, from the exons ATGGCATCGTGGTTGGAGTCTTTGATGTCTCCCGCGAAGACTTGGGCTGTCTCTCGACGCCTCCGCAAGTATG GAAATATATTGAATAGTTACCTGAACGGCGGCACCAAGGCCGAAGCTGAAATTAAGCCATTGCCGAGTCTCAAAGAAGTTGAGAAGATTATTGGTTACAGTTTCAATAACCGTAGTTTACTGGATCAAGCATTTAcgcatccatcatatcataaggACTGTGTGTCGTATGAACGTCTCGAGTATGTAGGTGACTCGGTGCTTAATCTCTTAGTTGCAAAAGAACAATTCTCCATGTACCCAAACCTCCCACCAGGGTCATTAACTCCTCTTCGTGCTGCCAATGTTGACACCGAGAAGCTTGCACGTGCGGCTGTCCAGCACAACTTTCATCTATATGTTCGTCATGAGAATCCAGTCCTTAAAAAACGAGTAAGTTCTTGCCTTTTGAGTTCCCGGTTTGAACTTTTGATCAactttttctgcaaattttccGGTACTTATTCCATAAATTTTTTTGCTGCATTCCATGTCCTAAGTTCCCGTTATCCTCTCTTTACTTGCAATTATTTATATTCCCTCACTTCCACCTCTCCTGTCATTGCACCACCTTTATTTAAAACTACATTGGCAATTGAATTGCTTGAGATGCAACTGCAAGGTGGTGGGGGGATGCGAAGCAGTGCTGTAAGAAGGAGTAGGGAAAAGTCAGGGTTAGAGGGCATGACTGCGAGTTTATGGATTACTTTGTGCTGTTGGGCTACTGTGGTGGTGATGCCAGGTAGCGCAACATGGGCAAATGAGACGAAGAATGGCATGTGGGACGAGCAAGGTTTATCTATTCTTGGGGTGATTGAAGTAAAAATTTTGAGGTGTCAGTTTGGTGCATGA
- the LOC142555095 gene encoding uncharacterized protein LOC142555095: MSFLAGRLASIEGAYFLQDSKQTVTRFLQNQKNTKLPKSIGENNEAGASSSITNETTADVLPEVLRHSLPPKIFQSSLDNSNSSSLSTASKWVLQSNPKSGRVSVLSADALNPLRAYVSLPQVTFGPKRWQLPSMESSIVPSTANDLRHDKHTPINPEKLKAAAAGLSQIGSAFGIATAIVFGSGVLIFGVAASKLEVHNTDDLRTKGKDFFQPRFETIREQLAPFRTWTEDMSKKWHLEREESLKERPLMKELSRTLGSKTAT, encoded by the exons ATGAGTTTCCTCGCGGGGAGATTAGCAAGCATAGAGGGCGCTTATTTCTTGCAAGACTCCAAACAAACCGTAACCCGATTCCTTCAAAACCAAAAAAACACCAAATTACCTAAATCAATCGGAGAAAACAATGAAGCTGGCGCATCATCATCCATAACAAATGAAACTACAGCTGATGTTCTTCCTGAGGTTTTGAGGCACTCTCTGCCGCCAAAGATTTTCCAATCTTCGCTGGATAATTCGAATTCTTCTTCCTTATCCACAGCCTCGAAATGGGTCCTGCAATCGAACCCGAAAAGCGGCAGGGTTTCAGTTTTGTCCGCTGACGCGCTTAATCCTCTCAGGGCTTATGTTTCTCTTCCCCAGGTCACGTTTGGGCCTAAAAG GTGGCAGCTGCCTAGTATGGAAAGCTCGATTGTACCATCAACAGCTAACGACTTAAGACATGACAAGCACACCCCTATCAATCCCGAGAAGTTGAAGGCTGCAGCTGCAGGGCTTTCTCAAA TCGGATCAGCTTTTGGAATCGCCACCGCAATTGTATTTGGCAGCGGTGTCTTGATCTTTGGGGTGGCAGCATCCAAACTGGAGGTGCACAAT ACTGATGACCTGCGGACTAAAGGGAAGGATTTCTTTCAACCAAGGTTTGAAACGATTAGGGAGCAATTGGCCCCATTCCGAACTTGG ACTGAAGACATGTCAAAGAAATGGCATTTGGAAAGGGAAGAATCCTTGAAAGAGAGACCTCTGATGAAAGAGCTGTCTAGGACACTCGGTTCCAAGACGGCCACTTGA
- the LOC142555242 gene encoding uncharacterized protein LOC142555242 produces the protein MAMRTGVVKAALAIMAVCLAGYIVVPPLYWHLKEGIAAVSHSSSQNCPPCDCDCDFQPLLSISPGLNNTSLSDCAKHDPEVNEDTQKNFAELLSEELKTREAETLENQRRADMALLEAKKMTSQYQKEADKCNSGMETCEEAREKAEAALLNQKQVTAMWELRARQKGWSESQSQSLR, from the exons ATGGCGATGAGAACTGGGGTTGTGAAGGCAGCTCTCGCGATAATGGCAGTATGCTTGGCCGGATACATAGTGGTGCCGCCTCTGTATTGGCACTTGAAGGAAGGAATCGCTGCTGTCAGCCACTCGTCTTCCCAGAACTGTCCACCCTGTGACTGCGACTGTGATTTTCAGCCTCTTCTATCCATTTCCCCAG GACTGAATAATACTTCTCTTTCAG ATTGTGCAAAACATGATCCGGAAGTGAATGAGGATACACAAAAGAACTTTGCCGAACTACTATCTGAAGAATTAAAGACTCGAGAAGCAGAAACTTTGGAAAATCAACGACGTGCTGACATGGCATTGCTTGAAGCTAAGAAGATGACTTCCCAATACCAGAAAGAAGCAGATAAATGCAATTCTGGAATGGAGACTTGTGAAGAGGCAAGAGAAAAGGCTGAAGCAGCTTTATTAAATCAGAAACAAGTTACCGCTATGTGGGAGCTGAGAGCTCGACAAAAAGGTTGGAGTGAGTCACAGTCTCAATCCTTGAGGTAA
- the LOC142555206 gene encoding uncharacterized protein LOC142555206 isoform X4, giving the protein MASWLESLMSPAKTWAVSRRLRKYGNILNSYLNGGTKAEAEIKPLPSLKEVEKIIGYSFNNRSLLDQAFTHPSYHKDCVSYERLEYVGDSVLNLLVAKEQFSMYPNLPPGSLTPLRAANVDTEKLARAAVQHNFHLYVRHENPVLKKRVSSCLLSSRFELLINFFCKFSGTYSINFFAAFHVLSSRYPLFTCNYLYSLTSTSPVIAPPLFKTTLAIELLEMQLQGGGGMRSSAVRRSREKSGLEGMTASLWITLCCWATVVVMPGSATWANETKNGMWDEQDSVIY; this is encoded by the exons ATGGCATCGTGGTTGGAGTCTTTGATGTCTCCCGCGAAGACTTGGGCTGTCTCTCGACGCCTCCGCAAGTATG GAAATATATTGAATAGTTACCTGAACGGCGGCACCAAGGCCGAAGCTGAAATTAAGCCATTGCCGAGTCTCAAAGAAGTTGAGAAGATTATTGGTTACAGTTTCAATAACCGTAGTTTACTGGATCAAGCATTTAcgcatccatcatatcataaggACTGTGTGTCGTATGAACGTCTCGAGTATGTAGGTGACTCGGTGCTTAATCTCTTAGTTGCAAAAGAACAATTCTCCATGTACCCAAACCTCCCACCAGGGTCATTAACTCCTCTTCGTGCTGCCAATGTTGACACCGAGAAGCTTGCACGTGCGGCTGTCCAGCACAACTTTCATCTATATGTTCGTCATGAGAATCCAGTCCTTAAAAAACGAGTAAGTTCTTGCCTTTTGAGTTCCCGGTTTGAACTTTTGATCAactttttctgcaaattttccGGTACTTATTCCATAAATTTTTTTGCTGCATTCCATGTCCTAAGTTCCCGTTATCCTCTCTTTACTTGCAATTATTTATATTCCCTCACTTCCACCTCTCCTGTCATTGCACCACCTTTATTTAAAACTACATTGGCAATTGAATTGCTTGAGATGCAACTGCAAGGTGGTGGGGGGATGCGAAGCAGTGCTGTAAGAAGGAGTAGGGAAAAGTCAGGGTTAGAGGGCATGACTGCGAGTTTATGGATTACTTTGTGCTGTTGGGCTACTGTGGTGGTGATGCCAGGTAGCGCAACATGGGCAAATGAGACGAAGAATGGCATGTGGGACGAGCAAG ATTCAGTCATTTATTGA
- the LOC142555206 gene encoding uncharacterized protein LOC142555206 isoform X2, which produces MASWLESLMSPAKTWAVSRRLRKYGNILNSYLNGGTKAEAEIKPLPSLKEVEKIIGYSFNNRSLLDQAFTHPSYHKDCVSYERLEYVGDSVLNLLVAKEQFSMYPNLPPGSLTPLRAANVDTEKLARAAVQHNFHLYVRHENPVLKKRVSSCLLSSRFELLINFFCKFSGTYSINFFAAFHVLSSRYPLFTCNYLYSLTSTSPVIAPPLFKTTLAIELLEMQLQGGGGMRSSAVRRSREKSGLEGMTASLWITLCCWATVVVMPGSATWANETKNGMWDEQDAMWIQKDSFLGKDYCLI; this is translated from the exons ATGGCATCGTGGTTGGAGTCTTTGATGTCTCCCGCGAAGACTTGGGCTGTCTCTCGACGCCTCCGCAAGTATG GAAATATATTGAATAGTTACCTGAACGGCGGCACCAAGGCCGAAGCTGAAATTAAGCCATTGCCGAGTCTCAAAGAAGTTGAGAAGATTATTGGTTACAGTTTCAATAACCGTAGTTTACTGGATCAAGCATTTAcgcatccatcatatcataaggACTGTGTGTCGTATGAACGTCTCGAGTATGTAGGTGACTCGGTGCTTAATCTCTTAGTTGCAAAAGAACAATTCTCCATGTACCCAAACCTCCCACCAGGGTCATTAACTCCTCTTCGTGCTGCCAATGTTGACACCGAGAAGCTTGCACGTGCGGCTGTCCAGCACAACTTTCATCTATATGTTCGTCATGAGAATCCAGTCCTTAAAAAACGAGTAAGTTCTTGCCTTTTGAGTTCCCGGTTTGAACTTTTGATCAactttttctgcaaattttccGGTACTTATTCCATAAATTTTTTTGCTGCATTCCATGTCCTAAGTTCCCGTTATCCTCTCTTTACTTGCAATTATTTATATTCCCTCACTTCCACCTCTCCTGTCATTGCACCACCTTTATTTAAAACTACATTGGCAATTGAATTGCTTGAGATGCAACTGCAAGGTGGTGGGGGGATGCGAAGCAGTGCTGTAAGAAGGAGTAGGGAAAAGTCAGGGTTAGAGGGCATGACTGCGAGTTTATGGATTACTTTGTGCTGTTGGGCTACTGTGGTGGTGATGCCAGGTAGCGCAACATGGGCAAATGAGACGAAGAATGGCATGTGGGACGAGCAAG ATGCCATGTGGATTCAGAAAGATTCATTTCTTGGAAAAGATTATTGCCTAATATGA
- the LOC142514759 gene encoding uncharacterized protein LOC142514759 has protein sequence MDWRWRKDDTVLIKKLVEIRDELLAREWSWDAVVARLSIWFGTTRGLSEAYRSFLPGAGRWLWKPFLWRPHILPKHRFALWIFAHEKCLTKDRQPYILDKSCGLCGTVNETAQHVFFECTASTQLWVRLWEWLEVQYMARSMTVLLRLLRRRFRGTTMRARRCHSGIAALVYHIWSARNRPIFDGERPDVEAIFRKILIHVHRTLTAR, from the coding sequence ATGGATTGGAGATGGAGAAAGGATGATACTGTTCTCATTAAGAAGCTCGTGGAGATCCGTGATGAGCTTTTGGCTCGTGAGTGGAGTTGGGATGCGGTGGTGGCTAGATTGTCGATTTGGTTTGGTACGACGAGGGGTTTGTCGGAAGCCTACAGGAGTTTCTTACCAGGGGCAGGTAGATGGCTGTGGAAACCATTTTTATGGAGACCACACATCTTACCTAAACACCGTTTCGCCCTGTGGATTTTTGCTCATGAGAAGTGCTTGACAAAGGACAGACAACCATATATCCTAGACAAGTCTTGTGGTCTTTGTGGTACTGTAAATGAAACTGCACAACATGTTTTCTTCGAGTGTACAGCTTCTACACAGCTTTGGGTTAGATTGTGGGAGTGGTTGGAAGTTCAGTATATGGCACGTTCTATGACAGTTTTACTTCGTCTTCTCCGCAGGAGATTCAGAGGTACTACCATGCGTGCACGGAGGTGCCACTCGGGGATAGCTGCATTGGTTTATCACATTTGGAGTGCTCGTAACAGGCCAATTTTTGACGGTGAGAGGCCGGATGTGGAAGCTATCTTTCGGAAGATTTTGATTCATGTTCATCGAACGCTGACTGCTAGATGA